The genomic DNA TTACAACACAACACAGTGATGAAAGCCGAATAGTTTCCCTACAAAAGTGAACTCTTTAAGCTCTTCACTATGTTGCAActtcgttttctttttttaagtttaacgTTATTTATATTTAGTCCTTTTTAAACGTCGTTAAAAAGGACTAACTGAAACAACAATAACTGATGACCACACCAAGGTACAATATCATCCATAAGTAGTAGTGGTGGACTGTAACACAGTACATTTACCCAAGCTaatgtacttgagtatttccgttttatgctactttatgaTTCTAATGTTACTCttgtattgtactttttaccccactacatttatctgatagCTTTAGTTCCTTTGCAGATTTCAATTAATACAAAATACgttgaattatttatttatttacttacttacttacaggTTAAGCTACACAGCAGTATTGGTAGTTAACATCCgatccacctttaccagctgcaacatattaaagtgatggACATATTAATGCATCACTAATTGTAATACAATGATTTGGAAATTGTcaattctgcataatgagtgagtacttttacttgtagaaCTTTCAGTATATTAATACTTTTGGACTGTTAattaagattttgaatgcagtactTGTGACCGCATCGTGACTGTCTTAATGAGTCTTCACTGTTGATTGGTTTGTGTAATTTTAGCTGACTGGCCACTTTAAAACCGTGGTGACTGGGTTAACTCAAGtgctttatttgtttatttttcagatGGACGCCAAGAGCGCGTCATGTTTGATAAAATCACCTCTCGCATCCAGAAGTTGTGCTACGGACTCAACTCTGACTTTGTGGATCCGGCCCAGATTACGATGAAGGTGATCCAGGGTTTGTACAACGGGGTCACCACCGTGGAGCTCGACACGCTGGCAGCCGAGATTGCCGCCACTCTCACAACTAAACACCCCGACTACGCCATCCTCGCTGCACGAATCGCCGTCTCAAACCTgcacaaagagacaaagaagGTGTTCAGCGACGTGATGGAGGACCTGTACAACTACGTTAACCCCTTAAATAAACGCCACTCTCCCATGATCTCAAAGGAAACGCTCAACATCGTTCTGGAGAACAAAGACCGCCTCAACTCGGCCATCATTTTCGACCGAGATTTCTCCTACAATTTCTTCGGCTTCAAGACTCTGGAGCGGTCCTACCTGTTGAAGATCAACGGCAAAGTGGCCGAGCGACCGCAGCACATGCTCATGCGAGTGTCTGTCGGGATCCACGAGACGGACATCGACGCAGCCATCGAGACCTACAACCTGCTGTCGGAGAAGTGGTTCACCCACGCCTCCCCTACGCTCTTCAACGCGGGAACCAACAGGCCGCAGCTGTCCAGCTGCTTCCTGCTCGCCATGAAAGACGACAGCATCGAAGGCATTTACGACACTCTGAAGCAATGCGCCCTCATCTCCAAATCAGCTGGCGGGATCGGCGTGGCGGTCAGCTGCATCAGATCAACGGGGAGCTACATCGCCGGCACCAACGGCAACTCCAACGGGCTGGTCCCCATGCTGCGAGTTTACAACAACACGGCGCGTTATGTCGACCAGGGCGGCAACAAGAGACCGGGGGCCTTCGCCATGTACCTGGAGCCCTGGCACTTCGACGTGTTTGACTTCCTGGAGCTGAAGAAGAACACCGGAAAGGAGGAGCAGAGAGCCAGAGACCTTTTCTACGCCATGTGGATCCCCGACCTGTTCATGAAGAGAGTGGAGAGCAACCAAGACTGGTCTCTGATGTGTCCCAACGAGTGCCCCGGGCTGGACGAGTGCTGGGGGGAGGAGTTTGAAAAGCTCTACACCTCCTACGAGAAGGAGGGGCGGGTCAAGCGTGTGGTGAAGGCTCAGCAGGTGTGGCACGCCATCATTGAGTCCCAGACAGAAACGGGCACGCCGTACATGCTGTACAAAGACGCCTGCAACCGGAAGAGCAACCAACAGAATCTGGGCACCATCAAGTCCAGCAACCTGTGCACAGAAATCGTTGAATACACCAGTCACGATGAGGTAGCCGTCTGCAACCTGGC from Perca fluviatilis chromosome 2, GENO_Pfluv_1.0, whole genome shotgun sequence includes the following:
- the LOC120545987 gene encoding ribonucleoside-diphosphate reductase large subunit, which produces MHVIKRDGRQERVMFDKITSRIQKLCYGLNSDFVDPAQITMKVIQGLYNGVTTVELDTLAAEIAATLTTKHPDYAILAARIAVSNLHKETKKVFSDVMEDLYNYVNPLNKRHSPMISKETLNIVLENKDRLNSAIIFDRDFSYNFFGFKTLERSYLLKINGKVAERPQHMLMRVSVGIHETDIDAAIETYNLLSEKWFTHASPTLFNAGTNRPQLSSCFLLAMKDDSIEGIYDTLKQCALISKSAGGIGVAVSCIRSTGSYIAGTNGNSNGLVPMLRVYNNTARYVDQGGNKRPGAFAMYLEPWHFDVFDFLELKKNTGKEEQRARDLFYAMWIPDLFMKRVESNQDWSLMCPNECPGLDECWGEEFEKLYTSYEKEGRVKRVVKAQQVWHAIIESQTETGTPYMLYKDACNRKSNQQNLGTIKSSNLCTEIVEYTSHDEVAVCNLASVALNMYVTPEQTFDFKKLASVTKVIVKNLNKIIEINYYPVPEAEKSNKRHRPIGIGVQGLADAFILMRYPFESPEAQLLNIQIFETIYYAALEASCELAAELGPYETYEGCPVSKGVLQYDMWDKTPTDLWDWKLLKEKIAKHGVRNSLLLAPMPTASTAQILGNNESIEAYTSNIYTRRVLSGEFQIVNPHLLKDLTERGLWSEEMKNQLIGHNGSIQDIDEIPDDLKQLYKTVWEISQKTVLKMAADRGAFIDQSQSLNIHIAEPNYGKLTSMHFYGWKQGLKTGMYYLRTKPAANPIQFTLNKEKLKEAQEPVKATEEEIKERNMAAMVCSLENRDDCLMCGS